A single genomic interval of Shewanella psychropiezotolerans harbors:
- the folK gene encoding 2-amino-4-hydroxy-6-hydroxymethyldihydropteridine diphosphokinase — protein MAKVYLALGANLTEPESQLDSACKALLELADSNIKPALTISSYYRSAPMGDVVQPDYVNAVACFHTSLDPIELLDVLQQIENEQGRVRLERWGPRTLDLDLLLYDNQTIDTPRLTVPHYGMKQRSFVLIPLAEIAPELTLPCGTALNSLIDVDLAAELEQIVR, from the coding sequence ATGGCCAAGGTTTATCTTGCTCTCGGGGCAAACCTGACAGAGCCCGAATCTCAGCTCGACAGCGCCTGTAAGGCACTGCTCGAGCTGGCTGACTCGAATATTAAGCCCGCACTCACAATATCCTCTTACTATCGCTCGGCTCCCATGGGCGATGTAGTGCAGCCTGATTATGTTAATGCCGTTGCCTGCTTCCATACTAGCCTAGATCCCATCGAGCTATTAGATGTATTACAGCAGATAGAGAATGAACAGGGCCGGGTAAGATTAGAACGTTGGGGGCCGCGCACCTTAGATCTCGATCTCTTACTCTATGATAATCAGACCATAGATACTCCCAGACTCACTGTTCCCCACTATGGTATGAAACAACGCAGCTTCGTGCTTATTCCCCTTGCCGAAATAGCACCTGAGCTGACACTGCCATGTGGCACAGCACTCAATAGTCTTATCGATGTAGATTTGGCAGCAGAATTAGAACAAATAGTCAGATAG
- a CDS encoding response regulator: MSKFARTRQKLDKLAHDWPRVSIILFSIVVSFVVLYALLSTHSFDRYLTASHEGHSVIDEKTIVYSEAADAIGRVLWIDDHPENNSREREYLRRENIGVYSTTSSREALLLISLYQYDVIISDMGREEDAIAGLKLLEKMRNQGTVIPFYIYTLNATDELIAKVTSSGGQGVAVDSRDLFRQVMTHFDTEL; the protein is encoded by the coding sequence GTGTCTAAGTTTGCGAGAACTCGGCAGAAGCTAGACAAGCTTGCCCATGATTGGCCCAGAGTGTCGATAATTTTATTTTCTATCGTTGTGAGTTTCGTCGTTTTATATGCTCTGCTTTCTACGCATTCCTTCGATCGATACTTAACTGCGAGTCATGAAGGGCATAGTGTTATCGATGAAAAGACAATTGTTTACAGTGAGGCTGCCGATGCCATTGGGCGGGTATTATGGATAGATGACCATCCGGAGAATAACTCGAGGGAGAGGGAGTATCTTAGGAGGGAAAACATAGGGGTATACAGCACTACTTCATCCCGGGAAGCCCTGCTACTTATCTCCTTATATCAATACGATGTGATTATCTCAGACATGGGCCGCGAAGAGGATGCCATCGCCGGTTTGAAATTACTCGAGAAGATGCGTAACCAAGGTACCGTGATCCCTTTTTATATCTATACCCTGAATGCGACAGATGAGTTGATCGCTAAAGTTACCTCCAGCGGCGGTCAGGGAGTCGCAGTAGATTCAAGGGACCTTTTTCGACAAGTCATGACTCATTTCGATACAGAATTATAG
- the gluQRS gene encoding tRNA glutamyl-Q(34) synthetase GluQRS: MSHQQYIGRFAPSPSGPLHLGSLVAALGSYLRARSQHGQWLVRVEDIDPPREIAGATDDILRTLEAYGLHWDGDVLYQSDRLDAYQSQIDKLIAQDKAYFCQCSRKQIKAMGGTYDGRCGRLTQPYHSGAIRIRNRAGIDRFNDLQMGEIKVDKDFATEDFIIKRSDGLYAYQLAVVMDDGLQNITEVTRGSDLLIPTCRQISLFQMFEQTPPTWLHLPLICTEPGMKLSKQNHAAAIDKAQPQASFNSALAFLGQVQITPEQQMEKMVTQAVAQFDLSLVPNQTEIIQA, from the coding sequence TTGAGTCACCAGCAATATATTGGCCGATTTGCCCCCTCTCCTTCAGGCCCCTTACATCTTGGTTCCCTCGTTGCCGCTCTGGGCAGTTACTTGCGTGCCCGCTCACAACACGGCCAATGGCTGGTTCGCGTCGAAGATATCGATCCTCCGCGAGAAATCGCGGGAGCGACAGATGATATCTTACGTACCTTAGAGGCTTATGGACTGCATTGGGATGGCGACGTCTTATATCAAAGTGACCGTCTCGATGCTTATCAGAGCCAGATAGACAAATTAATTGCACAGGACAAGGCGTATTTCTGTCAATGCAGCCGTAAACAGATCAAAGCCATGGGCGGTACTTATGATGGACGTTGTGGCCGGCTCACTCAGCCATACCACAGCGGCGCCATTCGCATCCGCAATCGTGCTGGCATTGACAGATTTAACGATCTACAGATGGGAGAGATTAAGGTAGATAAAGACTTTGCCACCGAAGACTTCATCATCAAGCGCAGCGACGGTTTATATGCCTATCAGTTGGCAGTAGTGATGGACGATGGCTTGCAGAACATTACCGAGGTGACAAGAGGCAGTGACTTGCTCATCCCCACTTGCAGGCAGATAAGTCTGTTTCAGATGTTTGAGCAAACGCCGCCAACATGGCTCCACTTACCTCTGATCTGCACAGAGCCTGGCATGAAACTCTCGAAACAGAACCATGCCGCCGCCATAGATAAGGCACAGCCCCAGGCAAGCTTCAATTCAGCTTTAGCTTTTTTAGGCCAAGTCCAGATAACACCTGAGCAGCAAATGGAAAAGATGGTCACTCAAGCCGTCGCACAATTCGATCTTTCCTTAGTCCCCAATCAAACAGAAATCATCCAAGCGTAA
- the sfsA gene encoding DNA/RNA nuclease SfsA, protein MEFSPSFQQGKLIKRYKRFLTDIELEDGSQVTIHCPNTGSMRNCLFEGKRVWFSISDNPKRKYSRTWELAESDQGHLIGINTGRANQLAEDAIRTGVITELQGYSYLKREVKYGSENSRIDILLRDESTTSPKQDCYIEVKSCTLLEEGQGYFPDAVTTRGQKHLRELMEMVTLGHRGVLLFVVQHTGIDSVQAAAHIDPEYARLLTKAHQSGVEVLAYCAEMSPNCSSLIKSCPVKL, encoded by the coding sequence ATGGAATTCAGTCCCTCTTTCCAACAGGGGAAATTAATAAAAAGATACAAGCGCTTCCTTACTGATATCGAACTCGAAGATGGCAGCCAGGTCACCATACACTGCCCTAATACCGGCTCCATGAGAAACTGCTTGTTTGAGGGGAAAAGAGTCTGGTTTTCCATCTCGGATAACCCTAAACGTAAATACTCACGAACCTGGGAGCTGGCCGAGTCCGACCAAGGCCACCTTATCGGCATCAATACCGGCAGAGCCAACCAGCTGGCAGAGGATGCCATTAGAACCGGTGTCATCACAGAGCTTCAGGGGTATAGTTATCTTAAGCGTGAAGTAAAATACGGCAGTGAAAATAGCCGTATCGATATTTTATTGCGGGACGAATCGACAACGAGTCCTAAGCAAGACTGTTATATAGAGGTAAAAAGTTGCACCTTATTAGAAGAGGGCCAAGGCTACTTTCCCGACGCTGTCACCACCCGCGGACAGAAGCATCTTCGCGAGTTAATGGAGATGGTCACTTTAGGCCATAGAGGCGTGCTGCTTTTTGTGGTGCAGCACACAGGAATCGACTCGGTACAAGCGGCCGCTCATATCGACCCGGAATATGCCCGACTCCTCACCAAGGCACATCAATCCGGCGTCGAAGTATTGGCATATTGTGCTGAAATGTCGCCAAATTGCTCATCCTTGATTAAATCCTGTCCTGTCAAACTCTAA
- the panC gene encoding pantoate--beta-alanine ligase — protein MITTQEITQIREQVRAWHAKGETVAFVPTMGNLHLGHITLIKEAVKRADHVVASIFVNPMQFGQNEDLDAYPRTLAADQLALADAGAELLFTPTPKIIYPKGMEQQTYVEVPKIGDELCGASRPGHFRGVATIVCKLFNIVQPDVALFGKKDFQQLLVIKTMVEDLSMPIEIIGVETIREESGLAMSSRNGYLSQPQKVQAATLKQVLDTMSEEIQSGQAIIGVIDKAQAKLIEAGFKPDYLEVRSSTDLSPARDEQEALVIVAAAYMGATRLIDNLCFER, from the coding sequence ATGATCACCACCCAAGAGATTACACAGATACGTGAGCAAGTTCGTGCCTGGCACGCCAAGGGCGAAACCGTCGCCTTCGTCCCCACTATGGGTAACTTGCACTTAGGCCATATCACTCTTATCAAAGAAGCGGTAAAACGAGCCGACCATGTAGTCGCCTCTATTTTCGTCAACCCTATGCAGTTTGGCCAGAATGAAGATCTCGACGCTTACCCCAGAACGTTAGCCGCCGATCAACTGGCGCTGGCAGATGCCGGGGCTGAACTACTGTTTACTCCTACTCCAAAAATTATCTATCCCAAGGGCATGGAACAACAGACTTATGTCGAAGTCCCCAAGATCGGTGATGAACTGTGTGGAGCAAGCCGTCCAGGTCATTTTCGTGGCGTCGCTACCATAGTGTGCAAGCTATTTAATATCGTCCAACCCGATGTTGCCCTATTTGGTAAAAAAGACTTCCAACAACTTTTAGTGATCAAGACCATGGTCGAAGATCTCTCTATGCCTATCGAAATAATAGGAGTAGAAACTATACGTGAAGAGTCGGGTCTGGCCATGAGTTCTCGAAATGGTTACCTGAGTCAGCCACAGAAAGTGCAGGCCGCGACACTAAAACAGGTGTTGGATACCATGTCTGAAGAGATTCAATCTGGTCAGGCTATTATAGGCGTTATTGACAAGGCCCAAGCTAAGCTCATAGAGGCAGGTTTCAAGCCTGACTATCTAGAGGTTCGCAGTTCCACCGATCTCTCGCCAGCCAGGGATGAACAAGAAGCTTTAGTGATTGTCGCCGCAGCCTATATGGGCGCAACCCGCTTGATCGATAACCTCTGCTTCGAGCGCTAG
- the pepB gene encoding aminopeptidase PepB: MTDLMKVTLTKDAPAAHWGKADVTFSNDLATIHLQGDDELRQIQQAARKLRSQGLSTIALEGELWNVDSQWAFSLGFTTAKSEPEIRWTGDDSAQIELQNRLESAGFARHLINETPENLAPVKLAILAAHWLSEIGGDKVTYRIIEGQELLEQKWVGIHAVGRGSERPPAMLELDYNPLGEDAPVSVALVGKGITFDSGGYSIKASEGMLGMKCDMGGASTVTAALGLAMKQGLNKRVKLFLCCAENLISGHAYKLGDILTYKNGVTVEVVNTDAEGRLVLADGLQAASATGAELIIDAATLTGAAVMAVGTNYNAIFSPSSDVLAMAQAKAAEVGERVWPLPLDPWHREMCPSAYADTANSRPMKGGGAGGASNAAGFLWHFVSPDVKWLHMDLASAFADSPNALWAAGGTTHGMLTIAGLLQD; the protein is encoded by the coding sequence ATGACAGATTTAATGAAAGTTACCCTTACCAAAGATGCACCGGCCGCTCATTGGGGCAAGGCTGATGTTACTTTTAGTAATGATCTGGCGACGATCCATCTTCAAGGTGACGATGAGTTGCGTCAGATCCAACAAGCGGCACGTAAACTTCGTAGCCAAGGTTTATCGACCATAGCCCTTGAAGGTGAATTGTGGAATGTGGACTCTCAGTGGGCCTTCTCCCTGGGTTTCACCACGGCTAAATCTGAACCTGAGATTCGTTGGACTGGTGATGATTCGGCTCAAATTGAACTCCAAAACCGCCTCGAGAGTGCTGGTTTTGCGCGTCATTTGATCAATGAAACCCCTGAAAATTTAGCGCCTGTTAAGTTAGCTATTCTGGCGGCCCATTGGTTATCTGAGATCGGCGGCGATAAGGTGACTTACCGTATCATCGAAGGCCAAGAGCTTTTAGAGCAGAAATGGGTAGGTATTCATGCTGTGGGTCGTGGCAGTGAACGTCCACCTGCCATGCTTGAACTCGATTACAACCCGCTAGGAGAAGATGCGCCTGTATCTGTGGCCTTAGTGGGTAAAGGCATTACATTCGACTCTGGCGGTTACAGCATCAAGGCCTCGGAAGGCATGCTGGGAATGAAGTGTGATATGGGCGGCGCATCTACCGTAACAGCGGCGCTCGGTCTTGCCATGAAGCAAGGCTTGAACAAGCGTGTAAAACTCTTCCTTTGCTGCGCCGAGAATCTGATCAGTGGCCATGCCTATAAGCTTGGTGATATCTTGACCTATAAGAATGGTGTTACGGTCGAAGTGGTCAATACCGATGCCGAAGGTCGCTTGGTGTTGGCCGATGGCTTACAAGCGGCATCAGCCACAGGTGCTGAGTTGATCATAGATGCAGCGACCTTAACAGGCGCGGCAGTTATGGCGGTCGGGACGAATTACAATGCTATCTTCTCTCCGTCGAGTGACGTACTCGCTATGGCACAAGCAAAAGCTGCCGAAGTGGGTGAGCGAGTTTGGCCTCTGCCGTTAGATCCTTGGCATCGTGAGATGTGTCCATCAGCCTATGCCGATACGGCGAACAGTCGCCCAATGAAAGGTGGTGGCGCCGGCGGTGCATCCAACGCTGCAGGCTTCCTTTGGCATTTTGTGTCACCGGATGTGAAATGGCTGCATATGGATCTGGCTTCTGCTTTTGCCGACTCTCCAAATGCTCTTTGGGCCGCAGGTGGTACCACACACGGTATGCTAACCATAGCGGGCTTGCTTCAGGACTAA
- a CDS encoding Mg2+ and Co2+ transporter, translating to MKIHDTSLEFESLPSLMVLLDSVAFMWFIALVTLSVFSWVALKLWHLHSLPKYMAKEKGMHQAKLIFWLCMLGLIWKPLWVIAVIAIVTDWDKAQLWFKGTRS from the coding sequence ATGAAAATACATGATACAAGTTTAGAATTTGAATCCCTGCCTAGTTTGATGGTCTTGCTCGATTCCGTCGCGTTTATGTGGTTTATCGCCTTAGTGACGCTATCGGTATTCTCTTGGGTTGCCCTAAAGCTATGGCACCTGCATTCATTGCCAAAATACATGGCGAAAGAGAAGGGAATGCATCAAGCAAAACTGATTTTTTGGTTATGTATGTTAGGTCTAATTTGGAAACCCTTGTGGGTCATCGCTGTAATTGCGATTGTGACGGATTGGGATAAGGCACAGTTATGGTTTAAGGGGACACGTTCATGA
- a CDS encoding polynucleotide adenylyltransferase PcnB yields MSENAIKVLYRLHKSGFKAYLVGGGVRDILLGFQPKDFDVVTNATPEEIKGLFRNCRLIGRRFRLAHIVFGRDVIEVATLRGHHVDSGEKISKTNAEGRLLRDNVYGTIDEDAERRDFTVNALYYDISDFSIHSYGGGLQDLQSRTIRMIGDPNTRYREDPVRMLRAVRFATKLGMTIEKDTASPIYELAPLLKDIPAARMYEEILKLFFNGQAQNNFNMMRDFGLFEPLFPLVNSLLVDEPEGPASKMMQSIMESTDSRVKAEKTVTPAFFYAAILWYPLSQRADDIALEGGLSLYDAYYAAMGDVMEQQCSTISIPRRFSTPAKDIWQLQLRFDRNQGTRAFKFIEHPKFRAAYDLLLLRASAEGGAVAKSAAWWKSFVEGGEEQRSVIARSVNKGSRNRNSNQRRRRKPSAKRTSPNSGEQSSSQPTEKPSENNKSANSGNQAASPSTDKPVG; encoded by the coding sequence ATGAGCGAAAATGCCATAAAGGTACTCTATCGCTTACATAAGTCTGGCTTTAAGGCGTATCTGGTCGGTGGCGGCGTGCGCGATATTCTCCTGGGGTTTCAACCTAAAGATTTTGATGTGGTCACCAATGCCACCCCGGAAGAGATCAAAGGTCTGTTCCGTAATTGTCGACTCATTGGCCGACGTTTTCGTCTGGCCCATATCGTCTTCGGCCGTGATGTGATCGAAGTCGCCACTCTACGTGGCCATCACGTAGACTCGGGTGAGAAGATCTCCAAGACCAATGCCGAAGGTCGACTGCTGCGTGATAACGTCTACGGCACCATAGATGAAGATGCCGAACGCCGTGACTTCACCGTCAATGCCCTCTATTACGACATCAGTGACTTCTCCATTCACAGCTATGGCGGTGGCCTTCAGGATCTTCAGTCTCGTACAATCAGAATGATAGGCGATCCCAATACCCGCTACCGTGAAGACCCTGTGCGTATGCTCAGAGCCGTGCGCTTCGCCACTAAGCTTGGTATGACCATAGAGAAAGACACAGCTTCACCTATCTATGAATTGGCACCTCTGCTGAAAGATATTCCTGCGGCCCGCATGTATGAAGAGATCCTTAAACTCTTCTTCAATGGCCAAGCACAGAACAACTTCAACATGATGCGTGACTTTGGCCTGTTTGAACCGCTATTCCCTCTGGTCAATAGTCTGCTTGTCGATGAGCCTGAAGGCCCGGCGTCTAAGATGATGCAGAGCATAATGGAGAGCACAGATTCTCGGGTAAAAGCCGAAAAAACTGTCACACCTGCGTTCTTCTACGCCGCGATTCTCTGGTACCCTCTGAGCCAACGCGCCGATGATATCGCTTTAGAGGGTGGTTTAAGTCTCTATGATGCCTATTATGCCGCCATGGGCGACGTGATGGAGCAACAGTGCAGTACCATCAGTATTCCACGCCGCTTTAGTACGCCAGCGAAAGATATCTGGCAGCTGCAGCTAAGATTCGATCGTAATCAAGGGACACGCGCCTTCAAGTTTATCGAACATCCTAAATTCCGCGCAGCCTATGACCTGCTATTGCTTAGAGCAAGCGCAGAAGGTGGCGCTGTGGCTAAATCTGCCGCTTGGTGGAAGAGCTTTGTCGAAGGCGGCGAAGAGCAACGTAGCGTCATCGCTCGCTCAGTTAACAAGGGCAGCCGTAATCGTAACTCGAATCAGCGCCGTCGTCGTAAACCATCGGCCAAGAGGACATCACCTAATTCAGGCGAGCAGTCAAGTAGCCAACCGACCGAGAAGCCATCGGAAAACAACAAAAGCGCTAATTCAGGCAATCAAGCTGCGTCCCCATCAACGGATAAGCCAGTCGGCTAA
- a CDS encoding HlyD family secretion protein, protein MKEIMLPYIFIVWLLFKFKVINPRPRNYFISVLIGCLLAFSLFMAHRFYSPADLTNSTTVRAPHSVLSPALGQQIDKIYVDHNQHVNEGELLYTLRDDTVVSAIDEVMAKKMEIQRTVEAKQVEFTQANRDYVRNQRIQAHVSERDLENSGDRVEIVQAELKVLEAQLDVQQAKIRSLNYELSQLNVTAPFDGMVTHVYIAGGSRVGAMHFWQTDKKFVEMRIPDQSFAYINKGQFAEFYIDAYPGQIFRARVHSKVEATGEAQGIYFQENSPLAGIFPWVLCRSGVRLS, encoded by the coding sequence ATGAAAGAGATAATGCTTCCCTATATATTTATTGTTTGGTTATTGTTTAAGTTTAAAGTCATTAATCCCAGACCCAGAAATTACTTTATCAGCGTGTTGATTGGTTGTCTGCTTGCCTTTAGCCTGTTTATGGCGCATCGATTCTATTCCCCTGCCGATCTGACTAACTCGACGACAGTTAGAGCCCCTCACTCGGTGCTATCACCGGCTTTAGGCCAGCAGATTGATAAGATCTATGTCGATCATAACCAGCACGTAAACGAGGGAGAACTGCTTTATACCTTGAGGGACGATACCGTTGTTAGCGCCATTGATGAGGTGATGGCGAAGAAGATGGAAATTCAACGCACGGTGGAAGCAAAACAGGTGGAGTTTACTCAGGCCAATCGTGATTATGTTCGAAATCAAAGGATCCAGGCTCATGTGAGTGAGCGTGATCTGGAAAATTCCGGGGATCGAGTCGAGATTGTTCAGGCCGAGCTCAAGGTTCTTGAGGCACAACTGGATGTTCAGCAGGCTAAGATCCGCAGCCTAAATTATGAACTCAGCCAACTCAATGTGACCGCCCCCTTCGACGGTATGGTGACCCATGTCTACATTGCCGGTGGCTCACGTGTCGGCGCCATGCATTTTTGGCAGACAGATAAGAAGTTTGTCGAGATGCGGATCCCGGATCAGTCCTTTGCCTATATCAATAAGGGGCAATTTGCCGAGTTTTATATCGATGCTTACCCGGGGCAGATATTCAGGGCGAGAGTACACAGTAAAGTAGAGGCAACCGGAGAGGCACAGGGGATATATTTCCAAGAGAACAGTCCGTTGGCAGGCATATTTCCCTGGGTTCTATGCCGATCGGGCGTACGGTTATCTTAG
- the panB gene encoding 3-methyl-2-oxobutanoate hydroxymethyltransferase, with translation MSKITSSTLLKFKQEGKKFTSLTAYDASFASAFDSEGVDVLLVGDSMGMVLQGHDDTLPVSVEDIAYHTRCVRRGVKRALLIADMPFMSYATPEQAMANAAILMQAGANMVKVEGGHWLLETVTKLTERGIPVCAHLGLTPQSVHVFGGFKIQGRDADNAQRILDEAKAIEAAGAQLLVVECIPAPLAKAISEALTIPVIGIGAGAGTDGQILVMHDVLGISSGYIPRFSKNYLKQTGEIREAIRAYIDEVEKGIFPGSDHTFS, from the coding sequence ATGTCTAAGATAACTAGCTCTACCCTGCTCAAGTTTAAGCAGGAAGGTAAAAAGTTCACTTCACTCACGGCCTATGATGCAAGTTTTGCCAGCGCCTTCGACAGTGAAGGAGTTGATGTATTACTCGTAGGCGACTCTATGGGTATGGTGCTTCAAGGACATGATGATACTCTGCCGGTCTCGGTCGAAGATATCGCCTATCACACTCGCTGCGTTCGTCGCGGAGTAAAGCGTGCTCTACTTATCGCCGACATGCCCTTTATGAGCTATGCCACCCCTGAGCAGGCAATGGCCAATGCTGCTATTCTGATGCAAGCTGGTGCCAACATGGTCAAGGTTGAAGGCGGCCACTGGCTGTTAGAGACTGTGACTAAGCTCACCGAACGTGGCATTCCAGTATGTGCTCACCTGGGTCTTACCCCTCAGTCGGTACATGTATTCGGTGGCTTTAAGATCCAGGGGCGTGATGCGGACAATGCTCAGCGCATCTTAGATGAAGCCAAAGCGATAGAAGCCGCCGGCGCTCAGCTTTTGGTCGTCGAGTGTATTCCGGCGCCATTAGCAAAGGCCATCAGTGAAGCCCTGACGATCCCTGTGATAGGCATAGGTGCAGGCGCTGGCACAGATGGACAAATCTTGGTCATGCATGACGTACTCGGGATCTCCAGTGGCTATATTCCTCGCTTCTCTAAGAATTACCTGAAGCAGACCGGTGAAATTCGTGAGGCCATTCGCGCTTATATCGATGAAGTCGAGAAAGGAATATTCCCGGGCAGTGACCATACATTTAGCTAG
- the dksA gene encoding RNA polymerase-binding protein DksA, with protein MPEGTKKLGVLAIAGVEPYQEKPGEEYMNADQLGHFRKILDAWRNQLREEVDRTLSHMQDEAANFPDPVDRAAQEEEFSLELRARDRERKLIKKIEKTLQKIEEDDFGFCDSCGIEIGIRRLEARPTADQCIDCKTLAEIKEKQMAG; from the coding sequence ATGCCAGAAGGCACTAAAAAACTCGGCGTGCTCGCTATCGCAGGTGTAGAACCTTATCAGGAAAAACCTGGTGAGGAGTACATGAACGCAGATCAGTTGGGCCACTTCAGAAAGATTCTGGATGCTTGGCGTAATCAATTGCGTGAAGAGGTCGACCGTACTCTAAGCCACATGCAAGACGAAGCAGCTAACTTTCCAGACCCTGTAGATCGTGCAGCACAGGAAGAGGAGTTCAGTCTCGAACTTAGAGCTCGTGATAGAGAACGTAAATTGATCAAGAAGATCGAGAAGACACTTCAGAAGATAGAAGAAGATGACTTCGGTTTCTGTGATTCTTGTGGCATCGAAATCGGCATTCGTCGTTTAGAAGCCCGTCCAACAGCCGATCAATGTATCGACTGTAAGACACTTGCCGAGATTAAAGAAAAGCAGATGGCAGGTTAA